The following nucleotide sequence is from Pseudomonas putida S13.1.2.
CCGCGACACCCTGCTGATCGGCGGCGAACAGGGGCGGGCCTTGTGGGCCGATACCTTGAACCGCGGCGCCTTGTCGGTTGCTGGGCAACTGCTCGGGCTGGCCCAGCGAATCCTCGACCTGTCGGTGGACTACGTGGCCCAGCGCAAGCAATTTGGCAAGCCTATCGGCAGCTTTCAGGCGGTCAAGCATCACCTGGCCGATATCGCCAGCAAGATCGAATTCGCCAAACCTGTGCTGTATCGCGCGGCCTATGCCCTGGCGCAGGGTGATCGCCGCGCCGATGTCTATGTATCGCAGGCCAGGCTGGCCTGTTGCGACGCCAGCTGGCTGGCGGCGCGCCATGGCATCCAGGTGCACGGTGCGATGGGTTACACCTGGGAAGTCGACCTGCAGATGTTCATGAAGCGCGTGTGGTCGCTGGACCCGTCCTGGGGCGACCGTGCCACCCATAAAACCCGCGTCGCCGCCTATGTGCTCAGCGATGAAGCCCGGCTTGGGCCGGGCGCTACCTTCGAGGACTGAGCCATGCCCCAAGCGTATATCGTCGATGCCCTGCGCAGCCCCACGGGCAAACGCAAAGGCAGCCTGGCCCATGTGCATGCCATTGACCTGGGCGCGCATGTGTTGAAAGCGCTGGTCGAACGCAATGCCATTCCTGCCCACGCGTATGACGACGTGATTTTCGGATGTGTCGACGCCATCGGCTCGCAGGCGGGTGACATCGCCCGCACCAGCTGGCTGGCTGCCGGCTTGCCGCTGAACGTGCCGGGCACCACGGTGGACCGGCAGTGCGGTTCGTCGCAACAGGCGCTGCATTTTGCCGCACAAGCGGTGATGAGTGGCATGCAGGAGGTGGTGGCTGTCGGTGGTGTGCAGACCATGACCCAGATCCCGATCTCGTCGGCGATGCTCGCTGGCCAACCGCTGGGCTTCAGCGACCCGTTTTCCGGCAGCAAAGGCTGGCAGGCGCGCTTTGGGCAGCAGCCGGTCAATCAGTTTTACGCCGCCCAGCGCATCGCCGATCACTGGCAGATCAGCCGCGAAGACATGGAAGTGTTTGCCCTGGAAAGCCATCGTCGTGCCTTGGCGGCCGCAGACGCCGGCTATTTCGCCCGCGAGATCGTTGCCTGCGAAGGCCTGGCCTTTGATGAAACGCCGCGGGTCAGCAGCCTGGAGAAAATGGCCAGCCTGGAGCCTGTGAGCGCTGAGTTCCCGTCGATCACGGCCGCTGTATCGAGCCAGACCTGCGATGCCTCGGCGGCGTTACTGGTGGTCTCGGAGGCGGCGCTCAAGCGCTACAACCTGACCCCCAGGGCGCGTATTCATCACCTGTCGGTACTCGGCGACGACCCGATCTGGCACCTCACGGCACCGATTGCAGCCACCCGTGCGGCGCTCAAGAAGGCAGGCCTGCGCATGGCTGATATCGACCTTGTGGAAATCAACGAAGCGTTTGCCTCGGTGGTCATGGCCTGGGCCAAGGAGCTCGATTACGACCCGGCTCGCACCAACGTCAATGGCGGCGCCATCGCCCTTGGCCACCCACTGGGCGCTACCGGTGCGCGCTTGATGACCACCTTGCTGCATTCGCTTGAACGCACCGGCGGGCGCTATGGCCTGCAAACCATGTGCGAGGGCGGCGGCCAGGCCAACGTCAGCATCATCGAACGGCTTTGAAGCCACCCACACTCAACAACAGGAAAACATCCTATGGGAATCTGTGCAGGTCGTACCGCGATCATCACCGGTGCCGGTGGCGGGCTGGGCCGCGCGTATGCGTTGGCATTTGCCGCTGAAGGCGCCAATGTGGTGGTCAATGACATTCGTCGCGAGGCCGCCGAGGCGGTGGTCGACGAGATTTGTTCCAGTGGTGGCCGAGCAATCGCCAACGATGGCGACATCACCACCCTGAGCAGCGCTCAAGGCATCGTCGAGGCTGCATTGGCGGCGTTCGACGAAGTGCATGTTTTGGTCAACAACGCCGGGGTCTTGCGTGATCGCATGTTCATCAGCCTGTCAGAAGAGGACTGGGACATGGTGATGCGTGTGCACCTGAAAGGGCACTACTGCCTGGCCAATATCCTCGGCCGGCGCTGGCGCGATCAGGCCAAGGCCGGTACGCCGGTGGCGGCGCGCATCATTAATACCAGTTCCGGCGCCGGCTTGCAGGGCTCGATTGGGCAGTCCAACTATGCGGCGGCCAAAGGCGGTATTGCTTCCCTGACCCTGGTGCAGGCGGCGGAACTGGCCCGCTATGGCGTCACCGCCAACGCCCTGGCCCCGGCGGCGCGTACGGCGATGACCGAAAGCGCAATGCCGGACATGGTCAAAAAGCCCGATGACGACAGCTTCGACGCCTGGGCGGCAGAGAACGTCGCGCCTTTGGTGGTGTGGCTGGGCAGTGAGGCTTCCGGGCATGTCAGCGGCCAGCTGTTCGAGAGCCAGGGTGGCCGGATCTCCCTCGGTGATGGCTGGCGTACCGGCGTCACCCGCGACAAGGGCGCGCGCTGGCAGGTCGCTGAAGTAGGGGCGGCGGTCGATGCGATCCTCAGCGAAGCACCCAAGGCGCAAAAGGTCTGGGGCACGTGAGCGCGGCTTGATGCACAGGCGTCGGCGTTGCCGGCGCCTGCCTCTTGTTGCCTTGCCACAACCGACCCCGTCCGTTTTGACGATGTGCCTGCCCCCTGCGGCCTTTATACCTGTCGACAACCTGTTTTCTGTCAGAGGTATACCGCGTGAAACAAGCCCCTCCTTATGTGCCAGGCCACCAGTTGCTGGCTGGCAAATCCGTGCTCATCACTGCCGCCGCCGGCGCTGGCATCGGCTATGCCGCGGCCAGGCGCTGCGCCGAAGAAGGCTGCCGCGCCCTGATGATTTCCGATGTTCATCCCCGGCGCCTGGAGCAGGCGGTGGAACAGCTCAAGGCCGACACCGGCTTGCAGGCCGTGTACGGCCAGCTGTGCAACGTCACCGTCGAGACCGAGGTGCAAGCCCTGGTCGCCGCCGCCGAACAGGCCCTTGGCGGCGTCGATGTGCTGATCAACAACGCAGGCCTTGGTGGCTCCAGGCGGGTTACCGAGATGACCGATGAGGAGTGGCTACGGGTCATCGACGTGACCCTCACCGGCACCTTCCGCATGACCCGCGCGATGCTGCCGCACATGGAGCGCCGAGGGACCGGGGCGATCGTCAACAACGCTTCAGTACTCGGCTGGCGTGCGCAAAAAGAGCAGGCGCACTACGCCGCCGCCAAGGCCGGGGTCATGGCGCTGACCCGCTGCAGTGCGCTGGAAGCCGCCGAAAGCGGGGTGCGCATCAACGCCGTGTCGCCGTCGATTGCCTTGCACGAATTTCTCAAGAAGGCCAGCAGCGAAGAACTGCTGGCCAAACTGGCCGACCGTGAAGCCTTTGGCCGCGCCGCTGAAGTGTGGGAAGTCGCCAACGTCATGATCTTCCTGGCCAGCGATTACGCCTCCTACATGGTCGGCGAAGTGCTGTCGGTCAGTTCACAACAAGCTTGAGGGCACCCCATGAGCACCCGATTCAGTAGCGCCGAGCAAATGCTCAAGGCCCAGGGCCTGGACCTGGGCGTCACCGACTGGCTGCAGCTGACCCAGGCGCGGGTCAATCTGTTTGCCGAAGCCACAGGCGATCAGCAGTGGATACATGTCGACCCCGAGCGCGCCGCCAATGGCCCGTTCGGGGCGTGCATCGCCCATGGCTACCTGACCCTGGCGCTGGCCAACCTGTTCATGCCGCAGTTGATGAGCATCGACAACATGGCCATGGGGGTGAACTACGGCACCGACCGCGTGCGTTTCCCCGCCGTGGTGAAAGTCGGCGCGCGGGTACGCGGCAGAGGCCAGGTTGTCAGTGCCGAGCTGATCGGCAGCGCGGTACAGCTGGTGGTGCGCATCAGCGTCGAGATCGAGGGCGCCGAACGCCCTGGCTGCGTGGTCGACACCATCAGCCGTTACACCTTCAACCCCATCACCGAGTGAGCCTGTTCATGGACAAGCAAGACGTTGTAATCGTAGCGACTGCCCGTACCGCGCTGAGCAAATCTTTTCGCGGCTCTTTCAACGACACCGAAGCCCCGGTGCTTGGCGGCCATGTGGTGCGCGCGGTGG
It contains:
- a CDS encoding acetyl-CoA C-acetyltransferase; amino-acid sequence: MPQAYIVDALRSPTGKRKGSLAHVHAIDLGAHVLKALVERNAIPAHAYDDVIFGCVDAIGSQAGDIARTSWLAAGLPLNVPGTTVDRQCGSSQQALHFAAQAVMSGMQEVVAVGGVQTMTQIPISSAMLAGQPLGFSDPFSGSKGWQARFGQQPVNQFYAAQRIADHWQISREDMEVFALESHRRALAAADAGYFAREIVACEGLAFDETPRVSSLEKMASLEPVSAEFPSITAAVSSQTCDASAALLVVSEAALKRYNLTPRARIHHLSVLGDDPIWHLTAPIAATRAALKKAGLRMADIDLVEINEAFASVVMAWAKELDYDPARTNVNGGAIALGHPLGATGARLMTTLLHSLERTGGRYGLQTMCEGGGQANVSIIERL
- a CDS encoding SDR family oxidoreductase, which gives rise to MKQAPPYVPGHQLLAGKSVLITAAAGAGIGYAAARRCAEEGCRALMISDVHPRRLEQAVEQLKADTGLQAVYGQLCNVTVETEVQALVAAAEQALGGVDVLINNAGLGGSRRVTEMTDEEWLRVIDVTLTGTFRMTRAMLPHMERRGTGAIVNNASVLGWRAQKEQAHYAAAKAGVMALTRCSALEAAESGVRINAVSPSIALHEFLKKASSEELLAKLADREAFGRAAEVWEVANVMIFLASDYASYMVGEVLSVSSQQA
- a CDS encoding SDR family oxidoreductase; this encodes MGICAGRTAIITGAGGGLGRAYALAFAAEGANVVVNDIRREAAEAVVDEICSSGGRAIANDGDITTLSSAQGIVEAALAAFDEVHVLVNNAGVLRDRMFISLSEEDWDMVMRVHLKGHYCLANILGRRWRDQAKAGTPVAARIINTSSGAGLQGSIGQSNYAAAKGGIASLTLVQAAELARYGVTANALAPAARTAMTESAMPDMVKKPDDDSFDAWAAENVAPLVVWLGSEASGHVSGQLFESQGGRISLGDGWRTGVTRDKGARWQVAEVGAAVDAILSEAPKAQKVWGT
- a CDS encoding MaoC family dehydratase; its protein translation is MSTRFSSAEQMLKAQGLDLGVTDWLQLTQARVNLFAEATGDQQWIHVDPERAANGPFGACIAHGYLTLALANLFMPQLMSIDNMAMGVNYGTDRVRFPAVVKVGARVRGRGQVVSAELIGSAVQLVVRISVEIEGAERPGCVVDTISRYTFNPITE